The following coding sequences are from one Mus pahari chromosome X, PAHARI_EIJ_v1.1, whole genome shotgun sequence window:
- the LOC110314432 gene encoding uncharacterized protein CXorf49 homolog → MSCNKEGAVEEVSLNPEDGEAPNTCLDGPCSLQDLNLDPDMGSLQRSLSENEVKTEDNSEFDSGSKLQVLESEMVALQDHGEQPVLSARDKGDLMDCLPPVGDKVEDKVQQPTDQMNQDAGSHSSPKSCANQQSTTWADTMADCSRKNRLGKRLGDVKRASVAPVHHRGPKGGRAVRTKKKKKITKSKKTIPTDIQDPASDPGSSSDENNEMQVMRVTICFKNGGHIITGNSMAPEDKTRKRNVQLRGNFHHMTGSLRMSAPKGMGKLGASCSNRKASVFRGKEQSRPRYPGAAAGALRKASPKKKSAQEKKPLQDTPRVTGRRPVPLWGQRPKAAPVEVPTFPPINSVPTLESSKKHTTTPLEATESTHGTSRKRAVAKSTRETLPGARGDRGLVCKDTMKNSTVMTPTSESSKVKEIGHAQVTKTHLCSPQFLLGRSSIKHQGYWDVSSPFHRNLGLA, encoded by the exons ATGAGCTGCAATAAGGAGGGGGCAGTTGAAGAAGTAAGTTTAAACCCTGAGGATGGGGAAGCTCCTAACACCTGTCTGGATGGCCCGTGCTCACTGCAGGATCTCAACCTGGACCCTGATATGGGATCTTTACAGAGAAGCTTAAGTGAGAATGAGGTCAAGACTGAGGACAACTCTGAGTTTGACTCAGGGTCCAAGCTACAGGTGCTAGAATCGGAGATGGTGGCCCTCCAGGATCACGGAGAGCAGCCTGTCTTGTCAGCCAGAGACAAAGGGGATCTTATGGACTGCTTGCCTCCTGTCGGTGACAAGGTTGAGGATAAGGTGCAACAGCCAACCGACCAAATGAACCAGGATGCTGGAAGCCACTCATCCCCAAAAAGCTGTGCCAACCAACAGTCTACTACTTGGGCAGATACCATGGCCGACTGCAGCAGAAAAAATAGGCTGGGCAAGAGGTTGGGAGATGTAAAGCGGGCTTCTGTGGCCCCAGTCCACCACAGGGGGCCCAAAGGAGGCAGGGCCGtcaggacaaaaaagaaaaagaaaatcaccaaGAGTAAGAAAACAATCCCCACGGATATCCAAGACCCAGCGTCTGACCCCGGCTCGTCATCAGATGAAAATAATGAGATGCAAGTGATGAGGGTGACCATTTGCTTCAAGAATGGAGGCCATATCATAACTGGCAATTCTATGGCTCCTgaagacaaaaccagaaaaagaaatgtccaacTCAGGGGCAATTTTCATCATATGACTGGCTCTCTGCGTATGTCTGCTCCCAAGGGCATGGGAAAGCTAGGGGCCTCTTGTTCTAACAGAAAAGCATCTGTGTTTAGAGGCAAGGAACAGAGTAGGCCTCGTTACCCAGGAGCTGCAGCGGGTGCACTGAGGAAGGCCAGTCCTAAAAAGAAATCAGCCCAGGAGAAGAAACCCCTTCAGGATACCCCGAGGGTCACTGGGCGAAGACCTGTCCCACTGTGGGGGCAGAGACCCAAGGCAGCTCCTGTGGAAGTACCCACCTTTCCTCCAATAAACAGCGTCCCTACCCTTGAGAGTTCTAAGAAGCACACCACAACACCTCTAGAAGCCACTGAATCTACACATGGAACATCCAGAAAGAGAGCAGTGGCAAAGAGTACAAGGGAAACCCTGCCAGGGGCCAGAGGAGACAGGGGCCTTGTGTGCAAAGACACCATGAAGAATTCCACAGTGATGACCCCAACATCAGAGTCCTCCAAGGTTAAGGAAATTGGCCATGCCCAA GTGACCAAGACCCATCTGTGCTCCCCCCAGTTCCTGTTGGGGAGAAGCAGCATCAAGCACCAGGGATACTGGGATGTCAGCAG TCCTTTCCACAGGAACCTGGGCCTGGCCTGA